A window of Cellulomonas sp. SLBN-39 genomic DNA:
TCACCGCGGGCCCTCGGGGACGTCGGCCCCCTCGGCGGCGCGCGGTGCGTCGGCGGCGCGCGGTGCGTCGGCCGCGCCCGTCCCGCCGCCCGGCGCGCCCGCCGCCTGCGCCGTGGGCACGTCCAGCGGCGGCTCGGCGCCCGCGACCCCCGGCAGGTCCGCGGTCGCGGCCCGCATCCACAGCTCCGGGCCGGCGACGCGGCGGGCCTGCCGCGCCCGGGCGGACTGCTCGTCGAGGAGGGCGCGCACGGCCGCCGCGTCGAGGTGCTCGACGGTCGGGACGATGGGTCCGGGCGTCGAGTGCGCCTCGAAGGTGGCCAGGCCGAGGCGGCGCTGGAGGGGCCCCTGGCCGACGCCGAGGCTCTGCGTGCGCTCGTGCGGCACCACCACGACCGTGCGCCAGAACCGGCCCGAGCGCAGGATCAGCGCCGTCCGGGTCACCAGGACGCCGTGGCGGCGCCAGCTCACGGGGTCGACCCAGCGGGCCCGCCGGGGCGCCGGCGTGAAGCCGCCGTCGTCGCCCGTGCCGTCCAGCGCGGCGTCGAGCGCCGCGAGGGGGTCGTCCACGCCGAGGTCCGGCAGCACCAGCCACAGGGCGGTGGCCGCCTCCGCGCGGGTCGCGACGGGGTGCAGCACGGTGCCCTGGTCGGCGGACGTGCCCTCGCCCGTGCCGTAGCCGGCCACGTTCATCTCCACGGTCCACCAGTCGGACCGGCGCCACAGCGGGCCCTGCGTCAGGCGCACGGCCTGCACGCGGCCCGGGGGCACGGTCTGCGTGCGGGTCTCGGTCAGCCCGTGGCGCAGCCGGATCCCGTCCGGCGACGTCGCGGCCCGGAACGTCGCGGCCGTGTTGACGCGCCCCCACACGTACCCGCCGACGCCGAGCACCGCCGGCACGGCGAAGAACACGCCGCCGACGTCCCGGGTGACGGCCACGACGACCCCGCCGGCGACGAGACCCACGAGCAGCAGCCACGGTGCCACCGAGCGGACGAGCGA
This region includes:
- a CDS encoding PH domain-containing protein, with the translated sequence MSASVDGPAPAPRPDAGVPPEQAARAGEVPADAWRRMHPVTPALRGWKVLVAVVAIVSYQAADDLRRAAELLDEGTAWLVLLGALVLVGVVGFLYSLLAWRATRFAVTAEAVHLRHGILFRQQRQARLDRLQAVDVVQPLLARLFGLSQLTLEVAGGSGSAVELAFLREQEATELRAQILALAAGVRQVPDAPAAGPAAPAADAPGAPVPDGTGAPGPDGGAGVEGAAHPAPAAATSPVPVFAEAPERQVYDLPTGRLVGSLVRSVAPWLLLVGLVAGGVVVAVTRDVGGVFFAVPAVLGVGGYVWGRVNTAATFRAATSPDGIRLRHGLTETRTQTVPPGRVQAVRLTQGPLWRRSDWWTVEMNVAGYGTGEGTSADQGTVLHPVATRAEAATALWLVLPDLGVDDPLAALDAALDGTGDDGGFTPAPRRARWVDPVSWRRHGVLVTRTALILRSGRFWRTVVVVPHERTQSLGVGQGPLQRRLGLATFEAHSTPGPIVPTVEHLDAAAVRALLDEQSARARQARRVAGPELWMRAATADLPGVAGAEPPLDVPTAQAAGAPGGGTGAADAPRAADAPRAAEGADVPEGPR